The following proteins are encoded in a genomic region of Phaeodactylum tricornutum CCAP 1055/1 chromosome 1, whole genome shotgun sequence:
- a CDS encoding predicted protein — translation MLLSMVTIESRNSHIMFLNTQLRLRLSKTIRVGICGQTHKISFDRLALGATTQVVRAIARTVDNPGNFVVEFDDGTEEVHGDQALLDAVYKQVDDDGNEWFTFDDIVDHQKRPRGGWGRTRGWFLRVKWANGEFTWEPLTSLKESNPYPVAKYAADHDLLSEHAFSYWAPTVLKKADRWIRAAKTGKKKIDTNTK, via the exons atgcttcTTAGCATGGtaacgatcgagtcccgaaacagtcacatcatgtttctgaatactcaactgagattgcgcctgtccaaaaccatccgtgtcgggatttgtggccaaacacacaagattagtttcgacaggctcgccttgggtgccacgacccaagtagtgcgcgccatcgcgcgaaccg ttgacaaCCCTGgaaatttcgtcgtcgaattcgacgaTGGTACCGAGGAAGTCCACGGTGACCAAGCTCTCCTTGATGCTGTTTATAAGCAGgtcgatgatgacggaaaTGAATGGTTCACttttgatgatattgtcgaTCATCAAAAACGCCCCCGCGGTGGTTGGGGACGTACGCGTGGATGGTTTCTACGCGTAAAATGGGCCAACGGTGAATTTACCTGGGAGCCCCTCACCTCTTTGAAGGAGAGCAATCCCTACCCGGTGGCCAAATATGCGGCCGACCACGATCTCCTATCCgaacatgccttttcttATTGGGCTCCCACCGtgctgaaaaaggccgacCGATGGATCCGTGCTGCCAAGACGGGAAAAAAGAAAATCGATACAAATACGAAATAG
- a CDS encoding predicted protein produces the protein MSKEQSGPGVIMSGIRRIGHGLKTSLAIVGFATASGLYMEYRKYYPMEEDNNKKKVLVIPFHHLQLIEKEKKSIRSQLSRFDVDTKDCPVQMEIKDLVDVLHHAASDPSIVALYGVFGHGSTLSQAGWADLEEVRNALRVIRESHRWHAEPNLQHKAQVIPGVENKPMYAYADTFASLGDPAYKEYYLALIFTHIHMQKTGELNLFGAMLQQFFLQGLLEQYGIALHINNNVCQDITRSHSKALLTSWLKQGCRDDVDLWKRIHQLGTFPAVTAYKAGLIDFLPWRNQKNTKSKVKPLDGTGNKESAIDDIKNKWALQETDFEQFKADTAVSLQAYAKQVAKKKQNEQDIFDQYGTQHPAIQSILAKIGMSSVDDGEPHPQKETIALLRVNKGIGNLTARKLVNSIC, from the exons ATGAGCAAAGAACAATCAGGACCTGGTGTCATTATGAGCGGCATTCGCCGCATTGGTCATGGTCTCAAGACTTCATTAGCCATAGTTGGTTTTGCAACAGCTTCCGGTCTTTACATGGAGTACCGGAAGTATTACCctatggaagaagacaacaatAAGAAGAAAGTTCTGGTGATTCCCTTTCACCATTTACAGTTgattgagaaagaaaaaaagagCATTAGATCCCAGCTATCGCGTTTCGATGTGGACACCAAAGATTGCCCGGTGCAAATGGAAATCAAGGATCTTGTGGATGTGTTGCACCACGCGGCGTCAGATCCCAGTATTGTCGCTTTGTACGGCGTCTTTGGACACGGCTCGACCTTGTCCCAAGCGGGTTGGGCGGATTTGGAGGAAGTTCGGAACGCGTTACGAGTTATCCGCGAGTCGCATCGTTGGCATGCGGAGCCCAACCTTCAGCACAAGGCCCAGGTGATTCCAGGAGTTGAGAATAAGCCCATGTACGCCTACGCGGATACTTTTGCAAGTCTAGGGGATCCCGCTTACAAAGAGTATTACTTGGCGTTGATCTTTACACACATTCATATGCAAAAGACCGGGGAACTCAACTTGTTTGGTGCCATGTTGCAGCAATTCTTTTTGCAGGGACTACTGGAGCAGTATGGTATTGCATTACAC ATCAACAACAATGTATGCCAAGATATTACCAGATCTCATTCCAAGGCCTTGTTGACGTCTTGGCTCAAGCAGGGTTGTCGGGATGACGTGGATTTGTGGAAGCGCATACATCAATTGGGGACGTTTCCAGCTGTGACGGCATACAAAGCAGGCCTCATAGACTTCCTGCCCTGGCGCAACCAAAAGAACACAAAAAGCAAGGTAAAGCCACTTGATGGTACAGGTAACAAAGAGTCTGCAATAGATGATATTAAGAACAAATGGGCATTGCAAGAAACTGACTTTGAGCAATTCAAAGCAGACACGGCTGTCAGTCTCCAGGCCTACGCAAAACAAgttgcaaagaagaaacaaaatgaGCAAGATATTTTCGACCAGTATGGAACCCAACATCCTGCCATTCAAAGTATTCTTGCCAAAATTGGCATGTCTTCTGTTGATGATGGAGAACCACATCCTCAGAAGGAAACAATTGCATTGCTAAGAGTCAACAAAGGTATTGGCAACTTGACAGCCCGCAAGCTAGTCAATTCGATTTGCTGA
- a CDS encoding predicted protein, which yields MSTEAKAPFPPFTRETAIQKIRLAEDAWNSQDPDRVKMAYTADSVWRNRDNFLKGRKEIRDFLQIKWNQEQDYRLIKELWAFTENRIAVRFCYEYHNEKNEWFRAHGNENWEFDQDGLMAFRYASINDQPIDKSERKFSWPSGMRPEDHPDLSELGL from the coding sequence ATGTCTACGGAAGCAAAAGCTCCGTTTCCACCGTTTACTCGCGAAACGGCGATCCAAAAGATCCGTCTGGCCGAAGATGCCTGGAACTCCCAAGATCCAGATCGCGTCAAAATGGCCTATACAGCCGACTCGGTATGGCGCAATCGGGATAACTTTCTGAAAGGCCGAAAAGAGATTCGAgactttttgcaaatcaaGTGGAACCAGGAACAGGACTACCGTCTCATCAAGGAACTCTGGGCCTTCACAGAGAATCGCATTGCTGTCCGCTTTTGCTATGAGTATCACAATGAAAAGAATGAATGGTTCCGTGCACACGGCAACGAAAATTGGGAGTTTGACCAAGACGGTTTGATGGCGTTCCGCTATGCGTCTATAAACGATCAGCCAATAGATAAAAGCGAGCGCAAATTTTCTTGGCCGAGCGGCATGCGCCCTGAAGACCATCCTGATTTGAGCGAGCTAGGGTTGTAG
- the PPP5 gene encoding PP5/FYPP plant-like protein (Ser/Thr-specific Protein Phosphatase 2A), translating to MEDEIVDRSDDPDAEEKATVLKDEGNTALAQGHFLEAIKSYSDGLEYRPHNAVLLSNRSLAFIKVENYGIAIRDADAAIAADANYAKGYYRRASANFALNHFKVARKDFKAVCKLQPTSRDARTKLAACEKRIREEAFSKAIEAEQTAPLSSTYDPSVLDISATTYEGPHPSPHGLLTDMDAEVALFEPGKLPREFVLAAVETMKAQKSIHKRYVGRLLIACKRYFESLETLMEIPIPTAAPSHDPSATPRLTVCGDTHGQYYDVLHVFERNGFPHRTNPYLFNGDFVDRGSFSVEVILTYLLFKLHDPSCIYLTRGNHETKNMNRIYGFEGEAKHKYDDKIFNLFLEVFEWLPLAAVVGGKVFVTHGGLPTDDTVMLDDVRKVKRGMEPPEQGLMSDLLWSDPQPFPGKSPSKRGVGYAFGPDITSAFLERNGLSLLVRSHEVKEEGYLVEHGGKTITVFSAPNYCDSMGNKGAYIHFDASLEPKFTQYTAVPHPDVKPMAYAAGMGGMF from the coding sequence atggaagacgaaattgttgatcGCTCCGACGATCCCGATGCCGAGGAGAAGGCCACGGTGTTGAAAGACGAAGGCAACACCGCACTCGCGCAAGGTCATTTCCTCGAAGCCATCAAAAGCTATTCAGACGGTCTCGAATACCGTCCGCACAACGCGGTTCTTTTGTCGAATCGGTCGCTAGCATTTATCAAGGTCGAGAATTATGGTATCGCTATTCGGGATGCCGATGCGGCGATTGCAGCCGATGCCAATTACGCAAAGGGTTACTACCGCCGGGCGTCGGCAAATTTTGCCTTGAATCATTTCAAAGTCGCGCGCAAGGATTTCAAGGCGGTATGCAAATTGCAACCGACATCGCGGGACGCGCGAACGAAGTTGGCGGCGTGCGAAAAGCGAATTCGGGAAGAAGCCTTTTCGAAGGCCATCGAGGCGGAGCAAACGGCACCACTTTCCAGTACGTATGATCCATCCGTGCTGGATATTTCGGCAACTACCTATGAGGGTCCTCATCCGTCCCCGCATGGTTTACTCACGGATATGGATGCGGAGGTTGCGTTGTTCGAGCCCGGAAAATTACCTCGTGAGTTTGTCTTGGCCGCTGTGGAAACGATGAAGGCTCAAAAGTCTATACATAAGCGATACGTGGGTCGACTTCTAATCGCGTGCAAACGTTACTTCGAAAGCTTGGAGACGCTGATGGAAATACCGATTCCAACCGCGGCACCATCCCATGATCCTTCAGCAACTCCACGGCTGACGGTTTGTGGCGATACCCACGGCCAATACTATGATGTTTTGCATGTTTTCGAACGCAACGGTTTTCCGCATCGGACAAATCCATACCTTTTTAACGGAGATTTCGTCGATCGCGGTTCCTTTTCTGTGGAGGTTATCCTCACGTATCTGTTATTCAAATTGCACGATCCGTCTTGTATCTATTTGACGCGTGGCAATCACGAGACAAAGAACATGAATCGCATTTACGGTTTTGAGGGCGAAGCCAAGCACAAATACGACGACAAGATCTTCAAtctctttttggaagtgtTTGAATGGCTGCCACTGGCGGCGGTAGTGGGGGGCAAGGTTTTTGTTACTCATGGTGGTTTGCCAACGGACGACACGGTCATGTTGGATGATGTACGCAAAGTAAAACGCGGGATGGAGCCACCGGAACAAGGATTGATGAGTGATTTGTTGTGGTCCGATCCCCAGCCCTTTCCTGGTAAATCTCCCTCCAAACGAGGGGTGGGCTACGCATTTGGTCCGGATATAActtcggcctttttggaGCGCAACggattgtcgttgttggttCGATCGCACGAAGTAAAGGAGGAAGGATATCTAGTAGAGCATGGAGGTAAGACGATCACGGTGTTTTCTGCGCCGAACTACTGCGATTCCATGGGCAATAAGGGTGCGTACATTCACTTTGACGCATCCTTGGAACCCAAGTTTACCCAGTACACAGCAGTCCCGCACCCAGACGTCAAGCCGATGGCCTATGCAGCAGGTATGGGGGGAATGTTTTAG
- a CDS encoding predicted protein produces the protein MSPVGDALLGNDVDFHPPFPSDKADYLQATVLQGLSSASARVILYSVESPSATVTVSPAVMNPQKLPAGSRYSTFKLAVYDPSIRETFNYSNPARIASLLSKSAVSTFRNNSNMSHSALSDYEDHDEEEDECRVCRGPEEEGRPLFKPCKCSGSIGLTHQDCLQSWLEVQRGDGRCELCHTEFRFAPQYDNDAPERLPASQVVLSLMRQFFSRWLPVLIRCVFAASLWLLVAPLLTAYVYHAWMHQPSVVWDRCSDWSLIPGDMVSGAVLVGVIIVSFLSIMSFIDFLRVEWHPDGRPRPRWGEEGPEPAVGEAPAPDENAIDNAVWDAFQRQVVERHRRQRGRAVPQRVEHELLQAHAPGQPRTEERFSNENVELDASGSDSESSWQDDDDRDDDDDTVSDDEWIENVEEDDDSVNDDNDRDEPQLHPPAVPIVDDRDDGDENPQAFGRNNFDMDPDDGMDMDINIALDELLGARGPITSVVRNLLWLLAFNTVYLGFFGFTPKVLGTITSTIFRNTTVWSPMVFTIVTNATVPDDTQIANESLSIWTAYRAIESESASANTTFRLHDLFLVLLGYASCAGMVVLIRFLWLASQKIRALRSGRADNPVPLRELQEGFEEMNRIMRMGPEQMNMVDDNVAIHVFLTTTLDATLAITKVGVLLFMKMFLLPIWLGLCLDVSSLPILGSSFEERIAYAGKDLFSFLLLHWVVGITFMLLVTVSVLQLREVVHPELLAQTIRPQEPQPDLLGNLMNESIITHMKRMVLSLVIYVVLLAMYIYLPIQAIMASGVSADLSMAQLKFWYPIMPELQVPLELLTFHLCMLALLEKHKNSIGEIQHYWLKFISRLVGLTDSLIPMRVDCFEYVGVLPIFEHEAVSPFWSKLAKNENEREKLLDESVATFLKSDIPRVNIGQSKANGQRVLASKDYVRLPDVLPGRLLRSRSVLMPTTIGKYRLQRILSLDGTPLIEIWKEERGTPIARPPEGWDDLGAGGADVQGRWAWGREKKSVVEEAIAHRVDFFGRHKASVSYWAVWVKLIFMFFSAWLSTTCFICISLICPLAFGRTLYHILQVPQAYVHDPLAFVVGCLIFFPVARCIGRWSLSGENSLMQRLFSWLRSYRRPPSAKARLLLVTAITCFGLAPVLLGFIYHALLVKLPPFFAGTQEWIALSLFSSYWATGFVLLFAWARLCIAEAFTKKFWKGLMGAAGDVDDNEGNVQNSLRWAWQGKEGRVSRFTKCWRKVVLTWEFDQVDLNTLVDDVATPVITALARVVVPYCIFMMLIVRTFGLDQVTVATFGRIALGLLCAEGVSRTWRIQFSNWLEAAHQMARDDRYLIGEMLMNYDG, from the exons ATGAGTCCCGTTGGTGACGCCCTGTTGGGAAATGATGTCGACTTTCACCCTCCCTTTCCGTCCGACAAAGCCGACTACTTGCAAGCTACAGTATTGCAGGGTCTAAGCTCTGCGAGTGCTAGGGTTATTCTGTATTCTGTAGAGAGTCCATCAGCAAcggtcacagtcagtcctGCTGTGATGAACCCGCAAAAGTTGCCAGCAGGTTCGAGATACTCAACGTTCAAACTTGCGGTGTACGATCCCTCGATCCGAGAGACGTT CAATTATAGCAATCCAGCAAGAATAGCGTCGTTGCTAAGTAAGAGCGCGGTCTCTACTTTCCGCAACAATTCGAATATGAGCCACTCAGCATTATCAGATTATGAGGACcatgacgaagaggaagacgagtGCCGCGTGTGCCGCGGTCCAGAGGAAGAAGG ACGACCCTTATTTAAACCTTGCAAATGCTCCGGGAGTATCGGTCTGACGCATCAGGATTGCTTGCAATCCTGGCTTGAGGTGCAGCGAGGCGACGGCCGGTGCGAGCTATGTCACACTGAATTTCGCTTTGCTCCTCAATACGACAATGATGCCCCCGAGCGATTGCCCGCTTCTCAAGTTGTCTTGAGCTTGATGCGACAGTTTTTCTCTCGCTGGCTTCCAGTCTTGATACGTTGCGTATTTGCCGCCAGTCTCTGGCTACTCGTAGCCCCCCTTCTTACGGCGTATGTCTACCACGCATGGATGCATCAACCGTCGGTGGTCTGGGACCGCTGCTCCGACTGGAGTCTCATTCCTGGTGATATGGTATCGGGGGCCGTCCTTGTGGGGGTCATCATTGTCAGCTTTTTATCAATAATGAGTTTTATTGACTTTTTGCGAGTGGAATGGCACCCTGACGGTCGGCCCAGGCCGCGCTGGGGGGAAGAAGGACCGGAACCAGCCGTGGGGGAAGCCCCCGCTCCCGATGAAAACGCCATTGACAATGCCGTTTGGGATGCCTTCCAGCGACAGGTTGTGGAGCGACATCGACGGCAACGAGGAAGAGCGGTACCTCAACGAGTCGAACATGAACTTCTGCAAGCACATGCGCCAGGACAGCCACGAACAGAGGAACGGTTCTCGAATGAAAACGTGGAACTTGACGCATCTGGAAGCGACTCGGAATCGAGTTGgcaagacgacgatgaccgtgacgatgatgacgatacGGTTTCGGATGACGAGTGGATCGAAAACgttgaagaagacgacgataGCGTAAATGATGACAACGATCGAGATGAGCCACAGTTGCATCCACCTGCTGTCCCCATTGTCGACGATCGAGACGACGGTGACGAAAATCCTCAGGCATTTGGTCGTAACAATTTTGACATGGACCCGGATGACGGGATGGATATGGATATCAACATCGCACTCGATGAGTTGTTGGGTGCACGGGGACCAATAACTTCGGTGGTTCGCAATCTTTTGTGGCTGCTGGCCTTTAACACTGTGTACTTGGGCTTTTTTGGATTTACACCAAAAGTGCTGGGGACCATAACGTCAACGATCTTTAGAAATACTACAGTATGGTCACCCATGGTTTTCACTATTGTCACCAACGCTACGGTGCCCGATGACACTCAAATCGCAAATGAATCTCTGTCGATTTGGACAGCGTACAGGGCCATTGAGTCTGAGAGCGCAAGTGCCAATACAACATTTCGATTGCACGATCTTTTTTTGGTACTCTTGGGCTATGCTTCGTGCGCTGGTATGGTTGTTCTCATTCGCTTTCTGTGGTTAGCGTCTCAAAAGATTCGAGCTCTTCGGAGCGGGCGTGCTGACAACCCAGTACCCTTGCGTGAACTCCAAGAAGGGTTTGAGGAGATGAATCGAATCATGCGCATGGGTCCTGAACAAATGAACATGGTAGATGACAATGTTGCCATTCACGTTTTCCTTACCACGACTCTCGATGCGACTTTGGCAATTACGAAGGTCGGCGTACTTTTGTTCATGAAGATGTTTTTGCTACCTATTTGGTTGGGTCTATGCTTGGATGTTTCTTCGCTCCCAATCTTAGGAAGCTCGTTCGAGGAAAGAATCGCTTACGCTGGGAAAGACTTATTCTCTTTTCTCTTGCTTCATTGGGTCGTGGGCATAACCTTCATGCTTCTAGTGACGGTATCTGTCCTTCAGCTTAGGGAAGTAGTACATCCTGAACTACTAGCGCAGACGATTCGGCCACAAGAGCCCCAACCAGATCTTCTTGGTAACTTAATGAATGAAAGCATCATTACGCATATGAAACGAATGGTGCTTTCCCTTGTCATCTACGTGGTGCTACTTGCTATGTACATATATCTCCCAATTCAGGCAATCATGGCAAGTGGCGTTAGCGCAGACCTATCAATGGCACAACTCAAGTTCTGGTACCCTATAATGCCAGAGCTTCAGGTTCCTCTGGAGCTACTTACATTCCATCTTTGCATGCTGGCACTTCTCGAAAAGCACAAGAACTCAATCGGTGAAATTCAGCATTACTGGCTCAAATTTATATCGAGGCTTGTGGGGTTGACAGACTCCCTGATTCCCATGCGCGTAGATTGCTTTGAGTATGTTGGAGTGCTTCCAATATTCGAGCATGAAGCTGTCTCGCCTTTTTGGTCCAAGCTGGCAAAAAACGAGAATGAGAGAGAGAAACTTCTGGATGAAAGCGTAGCAACTTTTCTGAAGAGCGACATTCCACGAGTCAATATAGGTCAGTCCAAAGCTAATGGACAACGTGTTCTGGCATCTAAAGACTATGTTCGGCTTCCGGATGTTCTTCCTGGTAGATTGCTGCGCAGTCGTTCCGTTCTCATGCCGACAACGATTGGAAAGTATCGTCTTCAACGAATTCTCTCGCTCGACGGTACTCCCTTGATTGAAATCTGGAAAGAAGAACGAGGCACGCCCATTGCACGTCCACCAGAAGGGTGGGATGATCTTGGCGCAGGAGGAGCTGATGTTCAAGGACGCTGGGCCTGGGGACGGGAGAAGAAATCCGTCGTTGAAGAAGCTATTGCGCATCGAGTGGATTTTTTCGGTCGACATAAAGCATCAGTATCCTATTGGGCCGTATGGGTTAAACTCATTTTCATGTTCTTCTCAGCGTGGCTGTCGACCACTTGTTTCATTTGCATTTCGCTTATATGCCCGTTGGCTTTTGGCCGAACTCTGTATCATATACTCCAAGTACCTCAAGCCTACGTTCATGACCCTTTGGCTTTCGTTGTCGGCTGTCTTATCTTTTTCCCTGTGGCACGATGTATTGGACGATGGAGTCTCTCTGGAGAGAACTCTCTGATGCAGAGGCTCTTCTCATGGCTGCGGTCTTATAGACGCCCGCCCTCTGCCAAAGCAAGACTTTTGCTTGTCACAGCTATTACATGTTTCGGTCTTGCACCTGTCCTACTTGGCTTTATCTATCATGCTCTCCTTGTGAAATTGCCTCCTTTCTTTGCTGGAACACAGGAGTGGATCGCACTCTCGCTTTTCTCATCGTATTGGGCAACCGGATTTGTTTTGTTATTTGCGTGGGCGCGGCTCTGTATTGCTGAAGCATTTACCAaaaagttttggaaaggtctAATGGGAGCTGCTGGCGATGTCGACGATAACGAAGGCAATGTCCAGAATAGTTTACGGTGGGCTTGGCAAGGAAAGGAAGGGCGCGTATCTCGGTTTACCAAGTGTTGGAGAAAGGTTGTCTTAACCTGGGAATTTGACCAGGTGGATCTGAATACGCTAGTCGACGACGTTGCCACTCCTGTTATCACTGCTCTAGCAAGAGTTGTAGTTCCATACTGCATTTTTATGATGCTAATTGTCAGAACTTTTGGACTAGACCAGGTCACTGTTGCTACCTTTGGCCGAATAGCATTGGGGCTTCTGTGCGCCGAGGGAGTTTCACGAACTTGGAGGATACAGTTTTCGAATTGGCTTGAAGCCGCCCACCAAATGGCACGAGACGACCGCTACTTGATTGGCGAGATGCTGATGAATTACGATGGATGA
- a CDS encoding predicted protein has protein sequence MTSKSTPKELIESFPHSKLTPIATATTEPDYMSLHQLQWEINNNAESIASVLGDGQHGHLFLVVPEAEYLAVTDDIPCIPPMKPPMDPDHAANATAPQILEANCQNDNCQKIYELYHNANQAFRNQLIEAVPIVYIESLSHPMRGFSKVSPLAILSHLRDAFGKIQLADLIANEARMKAGWYPPMPIQQLFLQFEKGHQFLIASGEVVDERAIARIGYQIIEKTGLFELASREWRYKEEADKTMANFKKHF, from the coding sequence atgacCAGCAAATCAACTCCCAAGGAACTCATCGAGTCGTTTCCGCATAGCAAGCTCACGCCCATTGCTACTGCAACGACCGAACCTGACTACATGTCGCTCCATCAGCTGCAGTGggaaatcaacaacaacgcTGAGTCAATAGCATCCGTTCTTGGAGACGGCCAACATGGTCACCTTTTCCTCGTTGTTCCTGAAGCCGAATACCTTGCAGTGACAGACGACATTCCCTGCATTCCTCCAATGAAACCCCCCATGGACCCGGACCATGCTGCCAATGCCACGGCTCCTCAAATCCTTGAGGCCAATTGTCAAAACGACAATTGTCAAAAAATCTACGAGTTGTATCACAACGCCAACCAAGCCTTCCGCAACCAACTCATTGAAGCTGTTCCAATCGTGTACATTGAATCTCTCAGTCATCCCATGCGTGGTTTCAGTAAGGTTTCTCCTCTTGCAATCCTCTCTCACCTCAGGGACGCATTCGGAAAAATTCAATTGGCCGATCTCATTGCTAACGAAGCTCGCATGAAAGCCGGTTGGTATCCTCCCATGCCCATCCAGCAACTCTTTCTGCAATTTGAAAAGGGCCATCAATTTCTTATCGCTTCAGGCGAAGTCGTCGACGAACGTGCAATTGCGCGCATTGGATACCAGATCATTGAAAAAACCGGCCTCTTTGAACTAGCATCTCGCGAATGGCGCTacaaggaagaagccgacaAAACAATGGCAAACTTCAAAAAACACTTTTAG
- a CDS encoding predicted protein: MVYSASLVVASTKSELPYHLNSAIMKVCQEALVQRGTFTIALSGGSLPSFLSSVKDVFEAAGNDPKFESWHIILADERCVPKSHPDSNMGALENDFLNQVSVPSDQVHAINTRKLEESTDAVASDYQEQIEEVLSISGGQLDLAVLGFGPDGHTCSLFPNHVLLTEQNKMVAAIEDSPKPPPHRITLTLPVLNKHTRHVIFCGAGRSKSAVVRDVFSDISPADASYSVQHGNLYKVTLSSPAPYPCAMVRPDSEQTENSLMWIVDADAMESATEQK; encoded by the coding sequence ATGGTTTACTCCGCTTCACTTGTCGTCGCCTCGACCAAGTCAGAGTTGCCTTATCATTTAAATTCTGCCATAATGAAAGTCTGTCAGGAAGCTTTGGTACAACGTGGCACATTCACAATAGCACTGTCAGGTGGATCCCTGCCGTCGTTTCTATCGTCGGTAAAAGACGTCTTCGAAGCTGCCGGGAATGATCCGAAGTTTGAGAGTTGGCATATCATTCTAGCGGATGAGCGCTGCGTACCAAAGTCTCATCCTGACAGCAACATGGGCGCACTTGAAAACGACTTTCTCAACCAAGTTTCTGTTCCGTCAGATCAAGTACATGCCATAAATACGAGAAAGTTGGAAGAATCTACTGATGCCGTTGCATCAGATTATCAAGAACAGATTGAAGAAGTTCTATCAATATCGGGTGGACAGCTGGATCTGGCGGTTCTAGGATTCGGTCCCGACGGTCACACTTGTTCATTGTTTCCAAATCATGTATTGCTCACCGAGCAGAACAAAATGGTTGCCGCAATCGAAGACTCTCCGAAGCCACCCCCTCACCGAATCACCTTGACATTGCCAGTTTTGAATAAGCACACTAGACACGTCATTTTCTGCGGGGCAGGACGTTCGAAGAGTGCTGTTGTGCGGGATGTATTTAGCGACATTTCTCCGGCTGATGCAAGCTACTCCGTCCAACACGGAAATCTTTACAAAGTAACATTATCATCTCCAGCGCCATATCCATGCGCAATGGTTCGTCCTGATTCCGAACAAACGGAAAATAGTTTGATGTGGATTGTAGACGCGGATGCCATGGAATCAGCCACAGAGCAGAAATAA
- a CDS encoding predicted protein — MDAPPEWDLLLSAAQKNQPDRIKEMVRSGVSASHANGVGQTALHVAALWGNGILLTGATVLRNSEVSAVQALLESGANVHSQNNLTGGTPLHMVLQSRKAAGKKMEETVELLLDFGADPSQTDHFGKLPVDYLIEHQPVSQLVAKLQPKAPEIFLAIGNRDVAQVKALLASKQEGIVTLEYKHQTPLSFAVTETAGSNGTRSEDEAILRIIKSLLHEKADPNYARTDLEDSFDPPLVQILRGLRECYNSDGQSSLLESVASELISGGAKIDSDVTAMLHNSARRNELRMVKFLIERLGLNPNVPNRQGMTALQFASRSGQMDVLKYLTGLSAIDIKVKDHQGQTALSAAQANGKTEAAMLLLKAAAEGS, encoded by the exons ATGGATGCACCACCAGAATGGGACCTATTGCTTTCTGCGGCACAGAAGAATCAACCAGACCGGATTAAGGAGATGGTCAGATCCGGCGTCAGCGCTTCCCACGCCAATGGTGTGGGTCAAACCGCCCTTCATGTAGCAGCACTTTGGGGGAACG GTATTTTACTGACTGGCGCGACTGTTCTTCGGAATTCCGAAGTGAGTGCTGTTCAGGCCCTTCTTGAATCTGGTGCAAACGTACATTCACAAAATAATTTGACGGGAGGAACGCCTTTGCACATGGTTTTGCAGTCTCGAAAAGCTGCTGGAaaaaaaatggaagaaactgtAGAGTTGCTGCTCGATTTTGGTGCTGATCCAAGTCAGACAGATCACTTTGGAAAGCTTCCTGTCGACTACCTCATTGAGCACCAGCCCGTAAGCCAATTGGTTGCAAAGCTACAACCGAAGGCTCCAGAGATATTTCTTGCGATAGGAAACAGAGATGTTGCGCAAGTGAAAGCGTTGCTGGCATCAAAACAAGAAGGCATTGTAACATTGGAATACAAACATCAGACGCCTCTTTCGTTTGCAGTGACTGAAACAGCCGGCTCAAATGGTACTAGAAGTGAGGATGAAGCTATTCTGAGAATCATAAAGTCGTTACTGCACGAAAAAGCCGATCCCAATTACGCACGAACAGATCTCGAGGATTCATTCGATCCTCCACTTGTTCAAATTCTTCGTGGATTGCGAGAATGCTACAATTCGGATGGACAGTCGTCACTTCTGGAGAGCGTAGCCTCAGAACTGATTTCTGGTGGTGCCAAAATCGATTCTGACGTAACGGCCATGCTACACAATTCCGCTCGCCGAAATGAATTAAGGATGGTTAAGTTCTTAATCGAACGTTTAGGACTGAATCCCAATGTTCCGAATCGACAGGGCATGACAGCGCTGCAATTCGCTAGTCGTTCAGGTCAAATGGATGTGCTCAAGTATTTAACAGGCCTTAGTGCAATTGATATTAAAGTCAAGGATCACCAAGGCCAAACCGCTCTCTCGGCAGCGCAAGCCAATGGGAAAACTGAAGCAGCGATGCTTCTCCTGAAAGCAGCAGCGGAAGGAAGCTGA